A window from Azoarcus sp. DD4 encodes these proteins:
- a CDS encoding hydrolase, with amino-acid sequence MRATACRIGSLAAVLLGLAVPARAADAPPATAPQPPQTAAPTAAAPETPPPFRSTLSDYRAYRADEPLRDWREVNDEVGGLRGHGGHLQPQPAETAR; translated from the coding sequence ATGAGAGCAACCGCCTGCCGCATCGGCAGCCTCGCCGCCGTGCTGCTCGGCTTGGCCGTGCCGGCCCGGGCCGCCGACGCGCCGCCCGCCACCGCGCCACAGCCGCCGCAAACCGCGGCGCCGACCGCCGCCGCGCCCGAGACGCCGCCGCCCTTCCGCTCCACGCTGTCCGACTACCGCGCCTACCGCGCCGACGAACCGCTGCGCGACTGGCGCGAGGTCAACGACGAGGTCGGCGGCCTGCGCGGCCACGGCGGCCATCTGCAGCCCCAACCGGCGGAGACCGCACGATGA
- a CDS encoding copper oxidase: MSQDPKPDRRRFLAGAGLAGLGVAAAGVSRVALAALPEPAIQTSAATAPPLQPKSGRPYNPVVTLNGWTAPWRMNQGVKEFHLVAEPVEREIAPGMVARLWGYNGQSPGPTIEVVEGDRVRIFVTNRLPEHTTIHWHGQRLPNGMDGVGGLTQPQIPPGKTFVYEFVARRPGTFMYHPHADEMTQMAMGMMGFWVTHPREPHPHIAAVDRDFCFLLNAFDIEPGSYVPKVNTMLDFNLWTWNSRAFPGIDTLNVRKGDRVRVRIGNLTMTNHPIHIHGHEFEVTGTDGGPTRPESRWPEVTTDIAVGQMRQIEFIADEEGDWAMHCHKSHHTMNAMGHDVPTMIGVDHRGLVEQIQQVVPDYMVMGERGMADMGEMEMPLPDNTLPMMTGQGPFGAIEMGGMFTTLKVRRGQKPGDYSDPGWFKHPPGTVAREWTGAVPAPERHKAAGAPSAPAVEMTVRKPGSHQGH; the protein is encoded by the coding sequence ATGAGCCAAGATCCCAAACCCGACCGCCGCCGCTTTCTCGCCGGTGCCGGCCTCGCCGGCCTGGGCGTGGCCGCCGCCGGCGTCAGCCGGGTGGCGTTGGCCGCCCTGCCCGAACCCGCCATCCAGACCAGCGCCGCCACCGCGCCGCCACTGCAGCCGAAGAGCGGCCGCCCCTACAACCCGGTCGTCACCCTCAACGGCTGGACGGCGCCCTGGCGCATGAACCAAGGCGTGAAGGAATTCCACCTCGTCGCCGAGCCGGTGGAGCGCGAGATCGCGCCCGGCATGGTCGCCCGCCTGTGGGGCTACAACGGCCAGTCGCCCGGCCCCACCATCGAGGTGGTGGAAGGCGACCGGGTGCGCATCTTCGTCACCAACCGGCTGCCCGAGCACACCACCATCCACTGGCACGGCCAGCGCCTGCCCAACGGCATGGACGGCGTCGGCGGCCTCACCCAGCCGCAGATTCCGCCCGGCAAGACCTTCGTCTATGAGTTCGTCGCGCGCCGTCCCGGCACCTTCATGTACCACCCGCATGCCGACGAGATGACGCAGATGGCGATGGGCATGATGGGCTTCTGGGTCACCCACCCGCGCGAACCGCATCCGCACATCGCCGCGGTGGATCGCGACTTCTGCTTCCTGCTCAACGCCTTCGACATCGAGCCGGGCAGCTACGTCCCCAAGGTGAACACCATGCTGGACTTCAACCTGTGGACCTGGAACAGCCGCGCCTTTCCCGGCATCGATACGCTCAACGTGCGCAAGGGCGACCGCGTGCGGGTGCGCATCGGCAACCTGACGATGACCAACCACCCCATCCACATCCACGGTCACGAGTTCGAGGTCACCGGCACCGACGGCGGCCCGACACGGCCGGAGTCGCGCTGGCCGGAGGTCACCACCGACATCGCCGTCGGCCAGATGCGCCAGATCGAGTTCATCGCCGATGAAGAAGGCGACTGGGCGATGCACTGCCACAAGTCGCACCACACCATGAACGCGATGGGCCACGACGTGCCGACGATGATAGGCGTGGACCACCGCGGCCTGGTCGAGCAGATCCAGCAGGTAGTGCCGGACTACATGGTGATGGGCGAGCGCGGCATGGCCGACATGGGCGAGATGGAGATGCCGCTGCCCGACAACACCTTGCCGATGATGACCGGCCAGGGCCCCTTCGGCGCGATCGAGATGGGCGGCATGTTCACCACGCTGAAGGTGAGGCGCGGGCAGAAGCCGGGCGACTATTCCGATCCGGGCTGGTTCAAGCATCCTCCGGGCACGGTGGCGCGGGAGTGGACCGGCGCTGTGCCGGCACCGGAACGCCACAAGGCGGCGGGTGCGCCGTCGGCGCCGGCGGTGGAGATGACGGTGCGCAAGCCGGGCAGTCATCAGGGCCACTGA
- a CDS encoding DUF3274 domain-containing protein, with product MDKTQPREVGRGSAPLLPNRYRDHPVWVPRGQPGIIILVHGVNDVGTSYHAFDNGLCAGLNERLSRTDLYPNDYNLPVENEPVVPDPDKVYYRLRDNADTRSPVIPFYWGYRADKLDIGKELVNNEVVDIHGNRLDRDFAKGGGMFANATSNIPDMFGGNFSKDFWVLLANLGADDAHPLNTAPNRSYMALAAKRLAALIDTIRLVDPDETVTVIGHSQGCLISLLAQAWTERPADCLILNHPPYGLHEPWMDRVSQSGSEQQTTRARVETLVRLVNKVCRSPHPSPPLDSLNNNICSTGRAGLEWSPEQGRRPHPTTLGEHIVFAERDNRGKVYLYFCSHDLTVGLANVQGIGTFGVPDTLAYPNGEAGEAEHPVLDRLGPRFLQRVWTWRRRDDGAPQIGLASPYRHTLRLKGEPAYDTAGFTFGRSGACHGDTRRITGEPLLPPFTPDLHHDELGNSKPADPRYRGRIGYDPIDASVAVASTRLRRKREKRPDLPHSGPLPTLRELEFAYNNGRPEGDRTTVHGVRRDGYGIVEVDRTETPFEARQRYQDDTKGMENSYHSSIVGNPEHHRWVTAMDVAVGQAKSLEDDDWRALLLAMADWRTPLSEREKRRLACFEQLPTKTKDLIDAIWRYYDLGEFPTHILNDPLPDEIVSETRAERAAVGQA from the coding sequence ATGGACAAGACCCAGCCGCGCGAAGTCGGCCGCGGCAGTGCGCCGCTGCTACCCAACCGCTACCGCGACCACCCCGTATGGGTGCCACGCGGACAGCCGGGGATCATCATCCTGGTACACGGCGTCAACGACGTCGGCACCAGTTATCACGCCTTCGACAACGGACTGTGCGCCGGGCTGAACGAACGACTCTCCCGCACCGACCTCTACCCGAACGACTACAACCTTCCGGTCGAGAACGAACCTGTCGTGCCCGACCCCGACAAGGTCTATTACCGCCTGCGCGACAACGCCGATACCCGTAGCCCGGTGATTCCCTTCTACTGGGGCTACCGGGCGGACAAGCTGGACATTGGCAAGGAGTTGGTCAACAACGAGGTCGTCGACATCCACGGCAACCGCCTCGACCGCGACTTCGCCAAGGGTGGCGGCATGTTCGCCAATGCCACCAGCAACATCCCCGACATGTTCGGCGGCAACTTCAGCAAGGACTTCTGGGTGCTGCTCGCCAATCTCGGCGCCGACGACGCCCATCCGCTCAATACCGCGCCCAACCGCAGCTACATGGCGCTCGCGGCCAAACGCCTGGCCGCCCTGATCGACACAATCCGGCTGGTCGATCCCGACGAGACCGTCACGGTGATCGGCCACAGCCAGGGCTGCCTGATCTCGCTGCTCGCCCAGGCCTGGACCGAACGCCCGGCCGACTGCCTCATCCTCAACCATCCGCCTTACGGCCTGCACGAACCCTGGATGGACCGGGTCTCACAAAGCGGCAGCGAACAGCAAACCACCCGCGCCCGGGTCGAAACCCTGGTCCGACTGGTGAACAAGGTGTGCCGCTCACCCCATCCCTCACCGCCGCTGGACAGCCTCAACAACAACATCTGCTCGACCGGCCGCGCCGGTCTGGAATGGTCGCCGGAGCAGGGGCGGCGGCCCCATCCGACCACCCTGGGCGAGCACATCGTCTTCGCCGAGCGCGACAACCGCGGCAAGGTCTACCTCTACTTCTGCTCCCACGACCTTACTGTCGGGCTGGCCAATGTTCAAGGCATCGGCACCTTCGGCGTGCCCGACACGCTGGCTTACCCCAACGGCGAAGCCGGAGAGGCCGAGCACCCGGTGCTCGACCGGCTCGGCCCGCGCTTTCTCCAGCGTGTGTGGACCTGGCGCCGGCGCGACGATGGCGCACCCCAGATCGGGCTGGCCTCACCCTATCGCCATACCCTGCGGCTGAAGGGCGAGCCCGCCTACGATACCGCCGGCTTCACCTTCGGCCGTAGCGGTGCCTGTCACGGCGATACGCGCAGGATCACCGGCGAGCCACTACTGCCGCCTTTCACGCCCGACCTGCACCACGACGAACTGGGCAACAGCAAGCCGGCCGATCCGCGCTACCGCGGCCGGATAGGCTACGACCCGATCGATGCCTCGGTCGCGGTCGCCAGCACCCGCCTGCGGCGCAAGCGCGAGAAGCGCCCCGACCTCCCGCACAGCGGCCCGCTCCCCACCCTGCGAGAGCTCGAGTTCGCCTACAACAACGGCAGGCCGGAAGGCGACCGGACCACCGTTCATGGGGTGCGCCGCGATGGATACGGCATCGTCGAAGTCGACCGTACCGAAACCCCTTTCGAAGCGCGCCAGCGCTACCAGGACGACACCAAGGGCATGGAAAACTCCTATCACTCATCCATCGTCGGCAACCCCGAACACCACCGCTGGGTCACCGCGATGGACGTGGCGGTCGGGCAGGCGAAATCGCTGGAGGACGACGACTGGCGGGCCTTGCTGTTAGCGATGGCGGACTGGCGAACACCGTTGTCCGAGAGAGAAAAAAGGAGGCTCGCGTGCTTCGAGCAGCTTCCTACCAAAACGAAGGACTTGATCGACGCAATCTGGCGCTACTACGACTTGGGCGAATTTCCGACTCATATCCTGAACGATCCATTGCCGGACGAGATCGTCAGCGAGACAAGGGCTGAGCGTGCAGCTGTCGGCCAAGCATGA
- a CDS encoding heavy metal response regulator transcription factor, with translation MKILIVEDEPKTGDYLRQGLAEAGFVVDLARDGLDGLHLALGGEHDLIVLDVMLPSLDGWGVLQTLRRAGHQMPVLFLTARDQVEDRVRGLELGADDYLVKPFAFSELLARVRTLLRRGKSKEPEVLRAADLELDLLRRRVMRGGHRIDLTAKEFALLELLLRRQGEVLPRSLIASQVWDMNFDSDTNVIEVAVRRLRAKVDEAFEPKLIRTVRGMGYVLEAPEPA, from the coding sequence GTGAAGATCCTGATCGTCGAGGACGAGCCCAAGACCGGCGACTACCTGCGCCAGGGCCTGGCCGAGGCGGGTTTCGTCGTCGACCTCGCCCGCGACGGGCTGGACGGCCTGCACCTCGCGCTCGGCGGCGAGCACGACCTGATCGTGCTGGACGTGATGCTGCCCTCGCTCGACGGCTGGGGCGTGCTGCAGACCCTGCGCCGCGCGGGCCACCAGATGCCGGTGCTGTTCCTGACCGCACGCGACCAGGTGGAAGACCGGGTGCGCGGGCTGGAGCTGGGCGCCGACGACTACCTGGTCAAGCCCTTCGCCTTCTCCGAGCTGCTCGCCCGGGTGCGCACCCTGCTGCGGCGGGGCAAGAGCAAGGAGCCCGAGGTGCTGCGTGCGGCCGATCTCGAGCTCGACCTGCTGCGCCGGCGGGTGATGCGCGGCGGCCATCGCATCGACCTCACCGCCAAGGAGTTCGCCCTGCTCGAGCTGCTGTTGCGCCGCCAGGGCGAGGTGCTGCCGCGTTCGCTGATCGCCTCGCAGGTGTGGGACATGAATTTCGACAGCGACACCAATGTGATCGAGGTGGCGGTGCGGCGCCTGCGCGCCAAGGTGGATGAAGCCTTCGAGCCCAAGCTGATCCGCACCGTGCGCGGCATGGGCTATGTGCTGGAGGCGCCGGAGCCGGCATGA
- a CDS encoding DUF411 domain-containing protein, whose product MKNLLSTARRLLLAAVLGGTALAAPAFAAGEEVTMYKDPNCGCCGKWAEHMRSHGFSVKEIATPRMGEVKREAGVPQALGSCHTAKVGGYIVEGHVPAADVKRMLADKPKIVGISAPGMPQGSPGMEGPFPPDRYEVVSFDREGRRAVFASH is encoded by the coding sequence ATGAAGAACCTCCTTTCCACCGCTCGCCGCCTGCTGCTCGCCGCCGTCCTCGGCGGGACCGCGCTGGCCGCCCCGGCCTTCGCCGCCGGCGAGGAAGTGACCATGTACAAGGACCCCAACTGCGGCTGCTGCGGCAAGTGGGCCGAGCACATGCGCAGCCACGGCTTCAGCGTCAAGGAGATCGCCACTCCGCGCATGGGCGAGGTCAAGCGCGAGGCCGGCGTGCCGCAGGCGCTCGGTTCCTGCCACACCGCGAAGGTGGGCGGCTACATCGTCGAGGGTCACGTGCCGGCGGCGGACGTCAAGCGCATGCTGGCCGACAAGCCCAAGATCGTCGGCATCTCCGCGCCGGGCATGCCGCAGGGCTCGCCGGGCATGGAAGGGCCGTTTCCGCCCGACCGCTACGAGGTGGTGAGCTTCGACCGCGAGGGCAGGCGTGCGGTGTTCGCCAGTCACTGA
- a CDS encoding cation transporter: MPGCSCGSSCASQTSISPRFRRALWVALVINALMFGVELVAGLHVGSVSLLADAVDFAGDAANYGISLAVLSLGLAWRSRAALVKGASMAGYGVFVLGKSVWAAFGGVPPEPVTMGAVALLALLANAGVALMLYAFREGDANMRSVWLCSRNDAIGNIAVILAAAGVFGTGQGWPDIVVAGVMAGLALSSGLAVIRLARHELAQRAAPAESPVLVTLGATSPPDRSG; the protein is encoded by the coding sequence ATGCCCGGTTGCAGTTGCGGTTCGAGTTGCGCTTCGCAGACCTCGATCAGCCCGCGTTTTCGCAGGGCGCTGTGGGTGGCGCTGGTGATCAATGCGCTGATGTTCGGTGTCGAGCTCGTCGCCGGCCTGCACGTCGGTTCGGTGTCCTTGCTGGCCGACGCGGTGGATTTCGCCGGGGATGCCGCCAACTACGGCATTTCGCTGGCGGTGCTGTCGCTGGGTCTGGCGTGGCGTTCGCGCGCCGCCCTGGTCAAGGGCGCTTCGATGGCGGGCTACGGTGTTTTCGTGCTGGGGAAGTCAGTCTGGGCGGCCTTCGGCGGCGTGCCGCCCGAGCCGGTGACGATGGGGGCGGTGGCGCTGCTGGCACTGCTTGCCAACGCCGGCGTCGCGCTGATGCTCTATGCCTTCCGCGAAGGCGATGCCAACATGCGGTCGGTGTGGTTGTGCAGCCGTAACGATGCGATCGGCAACATCGCGGTAATCCTCGCCGCTGCGGGCGTTTTCGGCACCGGCCAGGGATGGCCGGACATCGTGGTGGCCGGAGTCATGGCGGGGCTGGCGCTGTCTTCCGGCCTGGCGGTGATCCGCCTCGCACGGCATGAACTTGCGCAGCGGGCTGCGCCCGCCGAGTCGCCCGTGCTGGTGACGTTGGGGGCGACTTCCCCGCCGGATCGGTCGGGCTGA
- a CDS encoding class I SAM-dependent methyltransferase produces MNIRTHWDEVYATKAAQSVSWYQPHAALSLDLIRRTGAGRDAAIIDVGGGASTLVDDLLADGYRHLSVLDLSAEALAIARRRLGAPADTVRWIAGDVTTVPLPTCHFDVWHDRAVFHFLTEPAQRRAYVQQVMRAVKPGGHVIVATFAPDGPLQCSGLPVMRYSADSLHDEFGAAFRLLEHRDEEHLTPAGKVQHFIYCHCLKPH; encoded by the coding sequence ATGAACATCAGGACGCACTGGGACGAGGTCTATGCCACCAAGGCCGCACAGTCGGTGAGCTGGTACCAGCCGCATGCGGCGCTGTCGCTGGATCTGATCCGCCGCACCGGCGCCGGCCGTGATGCGGCCATCATCGACGTCGGCGGCGGTGCATCGACGCTGGTCGACGACCTGCTCGCCGACGGCTATCGCCACCTCTCGGTGCTCGACCTTTCGGCGGAAGCGCTCGCCATTGCCCGCCGGCGGCTGGGCGCGCCGGCCGACACCGTGCGCTGGATCGCGGGCGACGTCACCACCGTGCCGCTACCCACCTGCCATTTCGATGTCTGGCACGACCGCGCGGTGTTCCACTTCCTCACCGAGCCGGCGCAACGCCGCGCCTACGTACAGCAGGTGATGCGGGCGGTGAAGCCGGGCGGCCACGTGATCGTCGCCACCTTTGCGCCCGACGGCCCGCTGCAATGCAGCGGTCTGCCGGTGATGCGCTATTCGGCCGACAGCCTGCACGACGAGTTCGGCGCCGCCTTCCGCTTGCTGGAACACCGCGACGAGGAACACCTGACGCCCGCCGGCAAGGTCCAGCACTTCATCTACTGCCACTGCCTCAAACCGCATTGA
- a CDS encoding heavy metal sensor histidine kinase — translation MKRSMPLSLTARLALLFAALTASLLIVVGLVMGRAVEGHFRELDEHEIAGKLRLIENLVRRADTPQDVEALPQRLDEAFVGHDAVAVLLRDAEGSAIYALHAGQFAAAQIEGVPLPPGGVWARDGRHYIGREASLVPPAGGGMGDGALRVLLGLDVSHHIHFLDEVRNRLWAGISLSAVVAALLGWLAAHKGLAPLRRVTATAERLSAERLGERLAEGDAPAEVRELVEAFNGMLDRLESSFRRLSDFSADIAHELRTPVSNLMTQTEVALSRARSADEYREVLASNLEEYERIARMVSDMLFLAQAENGRLPRPEETVALQDEARALAEFYEALAEEQGVAITVRGAAEVTGDRLMLRRALANLLSNALRHTARGGTVEIAIEAGADCATLAVRNPGETIPAAELSRIFERFHRASRERERHGEGAGLGLAITRSIVEAHGGRVTVESAAGLTTFRIELPLAAA, via the coding sequence ATGAAGCGCAGCATGCCGCTTTCGCTCACCGCACGGCTGGCGCTGCTGTTCGCCGCGCTGACGGCCAGCCTGCTGATCGTCGTCGGCCTCGTCATGGGGCGGGCGGTGGAAGGGCATTTCCGCGAGCTCGACGAACACGAGATCGCCGGCAAGCTGCGCCTGATCGAGAACCTGGTGCGGCGCGCCGACACCCCGCAGGACGTCGAAGCCCTGCCGCAGCGACTGGACGAGGCTTTCGTCGGCCACGACGCGGTGGCGGTGCTGCTGCGCGATGCCGAGGGCAGCGCGATCTACGCCCTCCACGCCGGGCAGTTCGCCGCCGCGCAGATCGAAGGCGTGCCGCTGCCGCCCGGCGGCGTTTGGGCACGGGACGGGCGCCACTACATCGGCCGCGAGGCCAGCCTGGTGCCGCCGGCGGGCGGCGGCATGGGCGATGGCGCGCTGCGGGTGCTGCTCGGCCTCGACGTCTCGCACCACATCCACTTCCTGGACGAGGTCCGCAACCGGCTGTGGGCGGGCATCTCGCTGTCGGCAGTGGTGGCGGCGCTGCTCGGCTGGCTGGCGGCGCACAAGGGGCTGGCGCCGCTGCGCCGGGTGACCGCCACCGCCGAGCGGCTGTCGGCCGAACGCCTGGGCGAGCGCCTGGCCGAGGGCGACGCGCCGGCCGAGGTGCGCGAACTGGTCGAAGCCTTCAACGGCATGCTCGACCGGCTGGAATCCTCCTTCCGGCGCCTGTCCGACTTTTCCGCCGACATCGCCCACGAGCTGCGCACGCCGGTCTCCAACCTGATGACCCAGACCGAGGTGGCGCTGTCGCGCGCGCGCTCGGCCGACGAGTACCGCGAGGTGCTGGCCTCCAACCTGGAGGAGTACGAGCGCATCGCGCGCATGGTGAGCGACATGCTGTTCCTCGCCCAGGCCGAAAATGGCCGCCTGCCGCGGCCGGAGGAAACGGTGGCGCTGCAGGACGAGGCGCGGGCGCTGGCCGAGTTCTATGAGGCGCTGGCCGAGGAGCAGGGCGTGGCGATCACGGTGAGGGGCGCGGCGGAGGTGACCGGCGACCGTCTGATGCTGCGCCGCGCGCTCGCCAACCTGCTGTCCAACGCGCTGCGCCACACGGCGCGCGGCGGCACGGTCGAGATCGCCATCGAGGCCGGTGCCGACTGCGCGACGCTGGCGGTGCGCAATCCGGGCGAAACCATTCCGGCGGCCGAGCTGTCACGCATCTTCGAGCGTTTCCACCGCGCCAGCCGCGAACGCGAGCGCCACGGCGAAGGGGCCGGACTGGGGCTGGCGATCACCCGCTCCATCGTCGAGGCCCACGGCGGCCGGGTCACGGTGGAGTCGGCCGCCGGGCTCACCACCTTCCGCATCGAACTGCCGCTGGCGGCGGCCTGA
- a CDS encoding DUF2875 family protein codes for MISIEFPTMASRLTTLFAPPLLAATTGFFVLWGMASNRTEAAEQRQHQTEQVQAQHEIEHQDRHRRFTLEIRGVGLTLHRFRQGRLWEAIDKRNDAFQSPLSQNPQDYEWSDRGRSQDYDKREADAFESTLNGWVERWPIPILVAGPVSLDAPALRINRGRQNGGMAIHLFTVLDQREGDGSDQLIAQLFDFFDRHPQLPAAVLLSGDSQELRATRIRNGHFVPTIPDSIVALLVTRSDRVDRDIRPYVVDVPYDINKLDTQYDVIQLWHDYWNADTAYHKLPDNHTTMPWQFWHEHQQKLIARIDPDGSQGQLLAFWKRKAGFKPSPWVPVRWTEWQLRQYDNAPLLGYLHRPVEVPLDAPTGPQGDRHRAAAMAEAWKQALATLPEGAAPQRLFYDTAGEGRRLIPLALAMSAEATPNPLAIDDPANSYDLTRRVADTGVSSPFVQLALALMRSYHQGGASATINLREDARASIVMVSPPSNAQKTANPRQPDPFFNPNAPRF; via the coding sequence ATGATCTCCATCGAGTTCCCGACCATGGCCTCCAGACTGACAACGCTATTCGCTCCTCCACTGCTTGCCGCAACCACGGGCTTCTTCGTGCTCTGGGGGATGGCCAGCAATCGTACGGAAGCCGCCGAACAGCGACAGCACCAGACGGAGCAGGTACAGGCACAACACGAGATCGAGCACCAAGACCGCCACAGGCGCTTCACGTTGGAGATTCGGGGAGTGGGTCTGACCCTGCACCGCTTCCGTCAAGGTCGCCTCTGGGAAGCCATCGACAAGCGAAACGACGCCTTCCAGAGCCCCCTGTCCCAGAATCCGCAAGACTATGAATGGTCAGACAGGGGGCGCAGCCAGGATTACGACAAGCGCGAGGCTGACGCCTTCGAATCGACGCTCAACGGCTGGGTCGAGCGCTGGCCAATCCCGATCTTGGTGGCAGGTCCAGTCAGCCTGGATGCACCCGCCCTGCGCATCAATCGTGGCCGTCAAAACGGCGGCATGGCCATCCACCTGTTCACCGTGCTCGATCAACGCGAGGGAGACGGCAGCGATCAACTGATAGCCCAACTCTTCGATTTCTTCGACCGCCATCCGCAGCTACCCGCCGCCGTTCTTCTCAGCGGTGACAGTCAGGAACTGCGTGCAACGCGCATCAGAAACGGCCATTTCGTCCCCACCATCCCCGACTCCATCGTTGCCCTCCTCGTCACCCGCTCCGACCGGGTGGACCGCGACATCCGGCCCTATGTGGTCGATGTCCCCTACGACATCAACAAACTCGACACCCAGTACGACGTCATCCAGCTGTGGCACGACTACTGGAACGCAGATACGGCTTACCACAAATTGCCGGACAACCACACCACCATGCCGTGGCAGTTCTGGCACGAACACCAGCAGAAGCTCATCGCCCGCATCGACCCCGACGGCAGCCAGGGCCAGCTGCTTGCCTTCTGGAAGCGCAAAGCCGGCTTCAAGCCCAGCCCCTGGGTGCCGGTGCGCTGGACCGAATGGCAGCTCAGGCAGTATGACAACGCACCCTTGCTCGGCTACCTGCACCGCCCGGTTGAAGTACCGCTCGATGCGCCGACCGGCCCCCAGGGCGATCGCCACCGCGCCGCCGCCATGGCCGAAGCCTGGAAACAGGCGCTCGCCACGCTGCCCGAAGGCGCTGCGCCCCAGCGCCTCTTCTACGACACCGCCGGCGAAGGCCGCCGCCTGATTCCACTGGCCCTGGCGATGAGCGCCGAAGCCACCCCGAACCCGCTCGCCATCGACGATCCCGCCAACAGCTACGACCTCACCCGCCGCGTTGCCGACACCGGTGTGAGCTCACCCTTCGTGCAACTCGCGCTCGCGCTGATGCGCAGCTACCACCAGGGCGGCGCCAGCGCCACCATCAACCTGCGCGAGGACGCCCGCGCCAGCATCGTCATGGTCAGCCCGCCGAGCAATGCGCAGAAGACCGCCAATCCGCGCCAGCCCGACCCCTTCTTCAATCCCAACGCGCCCCGTTTCTGA
- a CDS encoding TolC family protein yields MTPRLRLPAALAAALLLAGCASTAIDDNYRALTDYGGARLGSEPRWLRSDAEREAMTQEVDRTLAAGPLAADDAVRIALGYSPDFQIVLAEAATASADATASARMPNPVFSFEKLVRRHDGDTELDIGRSLGISLLDLLLLPARLERAELRQQQTRLQASTALVERVAAVRQAWTQAVAAQQIAAAWGQLTTASTAGAELAQRMRAVGNFSQLQAAREQSLHADAVAGGIRARQAATGAREALVRLLGLSPQQAAALRLPARLPELPATPLDEAGVGRSLVEDRLDIRLARADLDRTAKDLGLTRVTSIVNGLHVAGVNNSETGEAPQRGFEIELPLPLFDFGDASRAGAEARYLAAFNRSLQVARNASSQLRASYEGYRNAHDLARHYRDEIVPLRSRIAEESVLQYNGMLIGVFELLADSRSRAAGVIAALEAERDFWLADAALRAAMLGTPIAPLALQASAAPAADGGGH; encoded by the coding sequence ATGACGCCCCGCCTCCGCCTGCCCGCCGCGCTCGCGGCGGCGCTGCTGCTCGCCGGCTGCGCCAGTACCGCCATCGACGACAACTACCGCGCCTTGACCGACTACGGCGGCGCCCGGCTCGGCAGCGAGCCGCGCTGGCTGCGCAGCGACGCCGAACGCGAGGCGATGACGCAGGAGGTCGACCGTACGCTCGCCGCCGGTCCGCTCGCCGCCGACGACGCGGTGCGCATCGCGCTCGGCTACAGCCCCGACTTCCAGATCGTGCTCGCCGAAGCGGCCACCGCCTCGGCTGACGCCACCGCCTCGGCGCGCATGCCCAACCCGGTGTTCAGCTTCGAGAAGCTGGTGCGCCGCCACGACGGCGACACCGAACTCGACATCGGCCGCTCGCTCGGCATCTCGCTGCTCGACCTGCTGCTGCTGCCCGCCCGGCTGGAGCGCGCCGAACTGCGCCAGCAGCAGACCCGGCTGCAGGCCTCGACCGCGCTGGTCGAACGCGTCGCCGCGGTGCGCCAGGCATGGACGCAGGCGGTGGCCGCGCAGCAGATCGCCGCCGCCTGGGGCCAGCTCACCACCGCCTCGACCGCGGGCGCCGAACTCGCGCAGCGCATGCGGGCGGTGGGCAACTTCAGCCAGTTGCAGGCGGCGCGCGAACAGTCGCTGCATGCCGACGCCGTCGCCGGCGGCATCCGCGCCCGCCAGGCCGCGACCGGCGCGCGCGAGGCGCTAGTGCGCCTGCTCGGCCTGTCGCCGCAACAGGCGGCGGCGCTGCGGCTGCCGGCGCGCCTGCCCGAGCTGCCTGCCACGCCGCTGGATGAAGCCGGCGTCGGCCGCAGCCTGGTCGAGGACCGGCTCGACATCCGTCTGGCGCGCGCCGACCTCGACCGCACGGCAAAGGATCTCGGCCTCACCCGCGTCACCAGCATCGTCAACGGCCTGCATGTGGCCGGCGTGAACAACAGCGAAACCGGCGAAGCGCCGCAGCGCGGCTTCGAGATCGAACTGCCGCTGCCGCTGTTCGACTTCGGCGACGCCAGCCGGGCCGGTGCCGAGGCACGCTACCTCGCCGCCTTCAACCGCAGCCTGCAGGTGGCGCGCAACGCCAGTTCGCAGCTGCGCGCCAGCTACGAGGGCTACCGCAACGCCCACGACCTCGCCCGCCACTACCGCGACGAGATCGTGCCGCTGCGCAGCCGGATCGCCGAGGAGAGCGTGCTCCAGTACAACGGCATGCTGATCGGCGTGTTCGAGCTGCTCGCCGACAGCCGCAGCCGCGCCGCCGGCGTGATCGCCGCGCTCGAGGCCGAACGCGACTTCTGGCTCGCCGATGCCGCGCTGCGCGCCGCCATGCTCGGCACGCCGATCGCCCCGCTCGCGCTGCAGGCCAGCGCCGCCCCCGCCGCCGATGGCGGCGGTCATTGA